The Triplophysa dalaica isolate WHDGS20190420 chromosome 5, ASM1584641v1, whole genome shotgun sequence genome window below encodes:
- the waslb gene encoding WASP like actin nucleation promoting factor b isoform X2, whose protein sequence is MSGPPSNRRPAGNVGSILLTPHENEALFHHMGKKCTSLCSAVVQVYVADRNSWMKKCCGVASLVKDNLQKSYFIRVFDMKDGKILFDQEFYINFTINSSKSYFLTFAGDTCQIGLNFASEEEAKRFKAVANDLLGRRLRKTGPSGPSGPSGLVLPMATVDIKNPEINTRYHSNSQMNNINLHSNFKKKDKGKNKKKKISKAEIGTPSNFRHVGHVGWDPNTGFDLNNLDPDLKKLFDMCGISEDQLKDKETSKVIYDFIEGKGGVEAVKDELRRQAPPPPKGGPPPPPPIHSSGPPPPPPSRGRGAPPPPPPSRAPNTAPPPPPPSRPGMGARPPPPSRGPGSAPPPPPPPQPASFSPPAPPPPPPMGGPPPPPPGLPPPAPLLLPGVDSGEPPGGKSALLDQIREGAALKRVEQNNKSESGVGRNALLDQIRLGIQLKNVTDNTDSATSTSDPSGDIVGALMQVMEKRSRAIHSSDEDEDEDDLEDFEDEDEWED, encoded by the exons AGCTTATGTTCAGCTGTGGTGCAGGTCTATGTAGCCGACAGAAACTCATGGATGAAGAAATGCTGTGGGGTGGCCAGTCTGGTGAAGGACAATCTACAGAAATCGTATTTTATCAGAGTATTCGATATGAAA GATGGAAAAATCTTGTTTGACCAAGAGTTTTACATCAACTTTACAATAAACAGCTCCAAGTCTTACTTTCTCACATTTGCTGGAGAC ACGTGTCAGATCGGACTCAATTTTGCCAGTGAAGAGGAAGCCAAGCGCTTCAAAGCAGTGGCCAACGATCTGCTGGGCAGAAGACTGAGAAAAACCG GACCTTCAGGACCATCAGGACCCTCAGGACTTGTTTTGCCAATGGCGACGGTGGACATAAAAAACCCAGAGATCAACACACGTTATCACAGTAACTCTCAGATGAACAACATCAACCTCCACAGCAACTTCAAGAAGAAAGACAAgggtaaaaacaagaaaaagaaaatatcgAAGGCTGAAATTGGCACCCCGAGCAATTTTCG acACGTTGGACATGTAGGCTGGGATCCCAACACAGGCTTTGAT CTGAATAACTTGGACCCAGACCTGAAGAAACTCTTCGACATGTGCGGCATCTCAGAAGATCAGCTGAAAGACAAAGAGACGTCGAAAGTCATCTATGACTTCATCGAGGGGAAAGGAGGAGTAGAGGCTGTAAAAGATGAACTTCGACGTCAGG CGCCTCCACCTCCAAAAGGAGGTCCACCGCCACCACCACCTATCCACAGCTCAGgacctcctcctccacctccctCCAGGGGCCGTGGAGCACCACCCCCTCCGCCACCCTCAAGAGCACCCAACACAGCGCCCCCTCCACCTCCGCCCTCCCGACCGGGTATGGGTGCACGGCCGCCTCCACCCAGCAGAGGGCCTGGGTCAGCTCCCCCGCCTCCTCCACCGCCCCAACCCGCCTCCTTTTCCCCGCCGgctcctccacctcctcctccaATGGGTGGGCCACCGCCGCCACCACCAGGACTGCCTCCCCCAGCGCCACTTCTGCTACCAGGTGTGGATTCTGGAGAGCCTCCTGGGGGTAAATCTGCACTCCTTGATCAGATTCGAGAAGGAGCGGCGCTCAAGAGGGTTGAGCAGAATAACAAGTCTGAGTCTGGCGTAGGCCGCAACGCACTTTTAGACCAGATCAGACTGGGCATTCAGCTTAAAAAT GTGACAGATAATACAGACTCGGCCACGTCCACTTCAGACCCCTCAGGTGATATTGTGGGGGCACTGATGCAGGTGATGGAGAAGAGAAGCAGAGCCATCCATTCATCAG atgaggatgaggatgaggatgattTAGAAGattttgaagatgaagatgagtgGGAAGACTGA
- the waslb gene encoding WASP like actin nucleation promoting factor b isoform X1 — protein MSGPPSNRRPAGNVGSILLTPHENEALFHHMGKKCTSLCSAVVQVYVADRNSWMKKCCGVASLVKDNLQKSYFIRVFDMKDGKILFDQEFYINFTINSSKSYFLTFAGDTCQIGLNFASEEEAKRFKAVANDLLGRRLRKTEKRREPSNGPSGPSGPSGLVLPMATVDIKNPEINTRYHSNSQMNNINLHSNFKKKDKGKNKKKKISKAEIGTPSNFRHVGHVGWDPNTGFDLNNLDPDLKKLFDMCGISEDQLKDKETSKVIYDFIEGKGGVEAVKDELRRQAPPPPKGGPPPPPPIHSSGPPPPPPSRGRGAPPPPPPSRAPNTAPPPPPPSRPGMGARPPPPSRGPGSAPPPPPPPQPASFSPPAPPPPPPMGGPPPPPPGLPPPAPLLLPGVDSGEPPGGKSALLDQIREGAALKRVEQNNKSESGVGRNALLDQIRLGIQLKNVTDNTDSATSTSDPSGDIVGALMQVMEKRSRAIHSSDEDEDEDDLEDFEDEDEWED, from the exons AGCTTATGTTCAGCTGTGGTGCAGGTCTATGTAGCCGACAGAAACTCATGGATGAAGAAATGCTGTGGGGTGGCCAGTCTGGTGAAGGACAATCTACAGAAATCGTATTTTATCAGAGTATTCGATATGAAA GATGGAAAAATCTTGTTTGACCAAGAGTTTTACATCAACTTTACAATAAACAGCTCCAAGTCTTACTTTCTCACATTTGCTGGAGAC ACGTGTCAGATCGGACTCAATTTTGCCAGTGAAGAGGAAGCCAAGCGCTTCAAAGCAGTGGCCAACGATCTGCTGGGCAGAAGACTGAGAAAAACCG AGAAGAGACGCGAGCCCTCTAATG GACCTTCAGGACCATCAGGACCCTCAGGACTTGTTTTGCCAATGGCGACGGTGGACATAAAAAACCCAGAGATCAACACACGTTATCACAGTAACTCTCAGATGAACAACATCAACCTCCACAGCAACTTCAAGAAGAAAGACAAgggtaaaaacaagaaaaagaaaatatcgAAGGCTGAAATTGGCACCCCGAGCAATTTTCG acACGTTGGACATGTAGGCTGGGATCCCAACACAGGCTTTGAT CTGAATAACTTGGACCCAGACCTGAAGAAACTCTTCGACATGTGCGGCATCTCAGAAGATCAGCTGAAAGACAAAGAGACGTCGAAAGTCATCTATGACTTCATCGAGGGGAAAGGAGGAGTAGAGGCTGTAAAAGATGAACTTCGACGTCAGG CGCCTCCACCTCCAAAAGGAGGTCCACCGCCACCACCACCTATCCACAGCTCAGgacctcctcctccacctccctCCAGGGGCCGTGGAGCACCACCCCCTCCGCCACCCTCAAGAGCACCCAACACAGCGCCCCCTCCACCTCCGCCCTCCCGACCGGGTATGGGTGCACGGCCGCCTCCACCCAGCAGAGGGCCTGGGTCAGCTCCCCCGCCTCCTCCACCGCCCCAACCCGCCTCCTTTTCCCCGCCGgctcctccacctcctcctccaATGGGTGGGCCACCGCCGCCACCACCAGGACTGCCTCCCCCAGCGCCACTTCTGCTACCAGGTGTGGATTCTGGAGAGCCTCCTGGGGGTAAATCTGCACTCCTTGATCAGATTCGAGAAGGAGCGGCGCTCAAGAGGGTTGAGCAGAATAACAAGTCTGAGTCTGGCGTAGGCCGCAACGCACTTTTAGACCAGATCAGACTGGGCATTCAGCTTAAAAAT GTGACAGATAATACAGACTCGGCCACGTCCACTTCAGACCCCTCAGGTGATATTGTGGGGGCACTGATGCAGGTGATGGAGAAGAGAAGCAGAGCCATCCATTCATCAG atgaggatgaggatgaggatgattTAGAAGattttgaagatgaagatgagtgGGAAGACTGA